A window from Triplophysa dalaica isolate WHDGS20190420 chromosome 3, ASM1584641v1, whole genome shotgun sequence encodes these proteins:
- the camk2n1a gene encoding calcium/calmodulin-dependent protein kinase II inhibitor 1a: MSEVLPYSEGKMSGYGGDNDVSQMSFSCGLQDTNSFFGASQGKRPPKLGQIGRAKRVVIEDDRIDEVLKGMTDKSSPGV, encoded by the exons ATGTCCGAGGTTCTGCCGTACAGCGAGGGGAAAATGAGCGGATACGGAGGGGACAACGATGTGAGCCAGATGTCCTTCAGCTGCGGGCTGCAGGACACCAACTCGTTCTTCGGTGCGTCGCAGGGGAAAAGACCCCCGAAACTTGGACAGATCGGAAGAGCGAAGAGAG TGGTCATCGAGGACGACCGAATAGACGAGGTGCTGAAAGGTATGACCGACAAATCGTCACCAGGCGTTTAA